The DNA window aaatattgttattgttgttgttattgttattaatcCCAATGGATGGATATAACCATATTTATTAGGACATTGTAAATAATCTTtaatcttgtttttttttttttttttttttgtccctTTCCCTACAATGTTTCAACCctttgaatattttttttttttttttttttttggaattcTAAAAATACTTTCCTTGAATCTAAATTGTTATGCAcccttctttttcttattatattactattattattgtagttttagtagtagtagtagtagtagtagttgttgttgttgttgttgtaggtttttttttttttttttttttttgcaataattaattaaattggATGTATCACTTTATCAAACGTATggcaacaaaaaaacaataaatttagTTTTTGTAAATTCATCCCTGAAAAGTGTCCctaattattttcaattcaagtTTTAGAATGTCTCTCTACTCTTTGCCCCACCTCCCACCTCCCACCTCCAtccccccctttttttttttcttttgagTATTTGTGCCTAATTCTTGCTTTGTATTTAATACCATCAAGATATCAATCCAATGTATCTGATAACTTACATCTTgtcatttattttttgttcaatttgttcAGGATAATATCAGTAAGGGAAGGGAAAGGGGGGGTGGCACTGCTTACAAGGAGTTATTCGGAGTTATATTACCCCACTCGCAAATCAAATGCagaattcttcttctttgacgatcttttttgtttttttgttttttgttttttttttagggATTGTCTAAATTTTAATTGTCAATCTGgtttaaattcttttcttatTGTTCTTAATTTCGGAAAgaattgttgcaaaaaaaaaaaaaaaaaaacaactcATCATACTTTGTAActttcttgatttttttttttttaaccgAGAAGTGTACAATAAATGAACTtgaattaatatttgatcaATCACACATTTGTTCCATAGATTCTAAAGCATAAAACATAAGCCATGAATAGTATTAGTCACATTATTCAAGTCAATTTCAGGAAACAATATTAAAGTTTGATTTGATGAAGAGGcaaagagagagaaagagagagaatgtgtgtgtgtgtgtgtgtgtgtgtgtgggtGTGTGTGTGGGTGTGGGTGTGGGTATGCATTTGCAATTGACAAAACAGATAAATTCTTTAAGGGCAATTcttgatatttatttaacCCTTTGTCGCCATATATGAAGAATAACCCTTTTAAGTTAAAGGCAAGTGTAAACTAAATAAAATGGACcttacatttttttttttttttttaatggTTGCAGTAgtatttcaattttagtCATGGATACTGCTGCTAATACTTATTTTTGTGAGTTTATTTCACATTTCAAGATTTGTAATTATCACATGCCAAAATAATCCTCTTCACCATCATTCTAACTATCGGGAACTTCtataaatgatgaaaaaaaaaaaaaaaacaattcttcctataaatctttaaatatttgttttgtgatgagttgttttttcaatcaaaattGATGTCTAACTTCAATCCGATCTCGGTAAGTTTGTGAAAGAGTAGAATAGAATACTTTTGTTCATAAGTTTCTccttttaattgattgttatATAAAATGTATGTATTCCCTGAATCTACAATCATGTTTTATCATTGCTTCATCCTATTACTTCCGATTGTTTTTTGGCctataaaaataaaatggtGACCGGGCTATGAATTGCAATTGTTTACATTTCTTAAGATAAGCAAATTTTTTAACGCGTtatctatttttttttttttttttttttttttttgcattttttgattctattctatttttaatcttaatcaattttggtTGTAATTTGGACATCTTACGCCAATCAATTATTGCTAATTTCGAAACAATCACCGAGGATAAGCAAtcaaaaatagaaaaaaaaaaaaaaaaaatatcagaAACCATCAAGTAGCAACTAATCTGATCTGATCCCTGAGCTGATCTTTGGTTGCTGTCAACGAAAATAATACCTCATATGTAGAGTTTTCTTtctaatatatatttccgtattaaagaaaaaaaaaaaaaaaatgataagTAGAATTGTCTTTCTTGCATTTGTTGTTCAATATTTGGTCTTCAATCAATGTTTCTAATCATTAATTGCACCCCCCCCCATTCTCTTCCCTCCCGCCTAAATATTGGTGATTGTttagaaattattattgtttaaacAACCtactaaaagaaaaaaaaaatgactATTCCAGTTGTGGCTGTTAATTGAAGGTGACGTAATTTGGGAGTTATTATTCATAAACAAAAATCCACGGATAATAAAACCCGATAAGCGTtaagagagagagagagatgACGTGGTGTCTTCTTTGAATGTTTTTACATATTGAATAACtatattatttgttatttgttatttgttatttgttAATCTAAATGATACTAAATGTAATCATCAGCTTATTGGGTAAAACAGTACTCCTTTATGAACATGCGTTAGGTTATGTTTTTTTACAGTTGTTCtgaattttcaatatgtgacttgaatgaatttctttttttttttggttgctGATATTCATCCAAGTTTggatgaaaataatatttacCTCACACAAACAATACATATACTtgaaataatatatatatatatatgtactCCATATAATAACAACGGCaaaaatattcattattaaaaacCCTTTGATAAACATTGACAAACaaaactaataatttttgattaCAAATGATAACTATATAAAATAGTGTGTATACAAATAACACTCATATAAACAAACAGActgtttattgttgtttacattctggtggtggttgcTTTTGATTACCAGTAGCAGCATCATTatcgtcatcatcttcatcatcatcgtcgtcatcatcatcactatCACCTTCACCATCTTCATCACtaaattcatcttcatcaccTTCACCTTCAAAATCTTgataatcaaaatcaactgCATCACCAGTAAACCAATCAATAGCACGAGGAATCAATCtatctttaatttcttcacccaattgataatccaattccaatctagcttccaattcttcatcttcctcTTCATCACCTTCATCCCCTTCATCATCTCCATTATTTTCTCTTTGTTTATCTTGTAATccatcttcattattattatcatcatcatcatcccCTTCAGATTTAATCTTTGGAGGTTTTGGTGGatcaaagaaattgaaaaatgattcaGTTGGggtcaatttttcaatggttCTAGTTTGTTTAGTGgttttatttctttgttttcttctttcaatgGTTATAGTaacattattttctttcagTTTCCAACGAATTTCACAACCATCAGCATGATCATAAACAAAATCTCCACTATATCCTAATTCAGcttgataatgataagtTTTAgtcaaaatttgattttcaaaaaattcattggatttaaattcaaaaattaattggaaTCCAGgagttgataaatattccattctaatatcaattaaattggCTAATACTTCAGAATCTCTATCAGTAATTGTTTCAGATACTGTAGATAAGTTTTCTAAAGCAGTCAACCAAAATCCCGGAATAcctttttcatcatcatcatcatcatcaccaccttggtcttcttcttcttcttcctctcCCTCTccttctccttcttctttatctattcctttttcttcttcttctaattgttgaccttcttcaatttcttcaacagTTGGTTCCAATTCaccattaataatttgttttcttttaacATATAATGGTTGATATTTAGcgaaaaatttcttttccaattccaataattctttttgaaattgtgcttctaatttcatttgatttaattgtaatgattttaatcCATAAACACGATTTTTTACTGGTTTagataaattatcaatataacCAGATTGTTTACCAACTAAATCTCCTAATTTACCTTGAATCATACTCAATAATACTGGATTATTGGCTATACCTCCAGTAACAgcaccaacaccaacaccagTACCAGTACCAGTA is part of the Candida dubliniensis CD36 chromosome R, complete sequence genome and encodes:
- a CDS encoding nucleosome assembly protein, putative (Similar to S. cerevisiae NAP1); the encoded protein is MTEQPINTKKKNGDISKAPTPQNTPASVTNSYMRSKPPTVSTIQESNNEDGTGTGTGVGVGAVTGGIANNPVLLSMIQGKLGDLVGKQSGYIDNLSKPVKNRVYGLKSLQLNQMKLEAQFQKELLELEKKFFAKYQPLYVKRKQIINGELEPTVEEIEEGQQLEEEEKGIDKEEGEGEGEEEEEEDQGGDDDDDDEKGIPGFWLTALENLSTVSETITDRDSEVLANLIDIRMEYLSTPGFQLIFEFKSNEFFENQILTKTYHYQAELGYSGDFVYDHADGCEIRWKSKENNVTITIERRKQRNKTTKQTRTIEKLTPTESFFNFFDPPKPPKIKSEGDDDDDNNNEDGLQDKQRENNGDDEGDEGDEEEDEELEARLELDYQLGEEIKDRLIPRAIDWFTGDAVDFDYQDFEGEGDEDEFSDEDGEGDSDDDDDDDDEDDDDNDAATGNQKQPPPECKQQ